Sequence from the Catenuloplanes indicus genome:
CTGCGCACCTCGATGGGCCCGGCCGGTGCCCCGTCGCTGCGCCTGGTACTGCTCGGCGACTCCAGCGCGCTCGGCGTGGGCGTCGAGTTCCTGGCCGACACGGTCGGTGGCCACCTGGCCCGGCTGCTCTCCGAGGGCGCGGCCGGGCACGGCGAGCGGCACGTGCACCTGTCCAGCGTCGGCGTGGCCGGCTCCCGCTCGACCGACCTGGCCACTCAGGTCGCCCGCGCGCTGCTCGGCGAGCGTCCGGACGTGGCCGTCATCCTGATCGGCGCGAACGACGCCACCTCGCTGCGCCGCCCGGCCGAGGCTGCCGCGCACCTGAGCGCGGCCGTCCGCCGGCTGCGCGGCGCGGGCGTCGAGGTCGTCGTCGGCACCTGCCCTGACCTGGGCGCGGCGCGCGCACTGGCGCAGCCGCTACGGCAGATCGTCGGGCTGCTCGGCCGTCAGATGGCGCACGCGCAGGCCAAGGCGGTGCGCGACGCCGGCGGCACGGTCGTCGACCTGGCCGTCGAGACCGGCGCGGTGTTCCGGGCCGACTCCGGCACGCTTTGCTACGACGGCTACCACCCGTCCGCGGACGGCTATCGGGTGTGGGCGCACGCGCTGCTGCCCGCGGTCTCGCACGCGGCGACGATGCCGAACCCGCGTACCCAGTGAGCGTGTGTGCGGCGCGGCAATCTCTGCCGCGCCACACGTTTCTCATCGACATGATGTTACCGGTGGGTTAACGTTCGTTCATGCCGGAAGCTGTCATCGTCGCCACTGCCCGCTCCCCCATCGGACGGGCCGTCAAGGGCTCGCTGCGCGAACTGCGCCCCGATGATCTGGCCGCCACGATCATTCAGGCGGCGCTCGACAAGGTCCCCCAGCTCGACCCGGCCACGGTCGAGGACCTCTACCTCGGGTGCGGTCTGCCCGGCGGCGAGCAGGGCTTCAACATGGCCCGTGTGGTCGCCACGCTGCTCGGGCAGGACGGCCTGCCCGGTGCCACCCTCACCCGCTACTGCGCGTCCTCGCTGCAGACCACCCGGATGGCGCTGCACGCGATCCGGGCCGGCGAGGGCGACGTGTTCATCTCGGCCGGCGTCGAGATGGTCTCCCGCTACGCCCGCGGCAACTCCGACGGCCTGCCGCCCGAGGCGCAGGCGCTGGTCGGCGGCGGCTGGGAGAACCCGCGCTTCGCCGCCGCGCGGGAGCGCAACGCGGCTCGCGCCCAGGGCGGCGCCCCGGTCTGGCACGACCCGCGCACCGACGGCGAGCTACCGGACATCTACCTCACGATGGGCCAGACCGCCGAAAATCTGGCCCAGGTGTACGACGTGTCCCGCGAGGAGATGGACGAGTTCGGCGTCCGCAGTCAGAACCTCGCGGAGAAGGCCATCGCGAACGGCTTCTGGTCCCGCGAGATCACCCCGGTCACCACGCCGGACGGCACCGTCGTCACGGCCGACGACGGCCCGCGCGCCGGCGTCACCATGGAGGGCGTGGCCGGCCTCAAGCCCGTCTTCCGCCCCGACGGCCGGATCACCGCGGGCAACTGCTGCCCGCTCAACGACGGCGCGGCCGCGGTCATCGTGATGAGCGACGTACGGGCGCGCGAGCTGGGCATCACGCCGCTGGCCCGGATCGTCTCGACCGGGGTCACGGCGCTGTCACCGGAGATCATGGGGCTCGGGCCGGTGGAGGCGTCCCGGCAGGCGCTGGCGCGCGCCGGGATGACCATCGACGACGTGGATCTCGTGGAGATCAACGAGGCGTTCGCGGCACAGGTCATTCCGTCGTACCAGCAGCTGGGCATTCCGATCGACAAGCTGAACGTGAACGGCGGGGCGATCGCGGTGGGGCATCCCTTCGGGATGACCGGCGCCCGGATCACGGGGACGCTGCTGAACTCGCTGTCCTGGCACGACAAGTCCGTGGGGCTGGAGACCATGTGCGTCGGCGGTGGCCAGGGGATGGCCATGATCGTTGAGCGGCTGAGCTGATTCTCGCTCTCCCGCGGGGAGGTCGTTGTGTCGCTGGGGCTGCTTCGGGGTGGGGTGAAGCAGCCTTAGTGACTCAACGATCCTTACTCTCCAGGCTCATCGCCCGAGGCGCCCTCGCCGCCCCGCGGCGGCGGTGGCACGCGACTACCCATGTGACCGAAGCCGGCGGCCCTGCCGATGATCTGCTCGGCTCGCCTGGGCGGCAGCAGGCGAGGCGGGCAGGCACACGAGACAAAACCGGGAACCCAGGCCCGCTGGAACTCTTGGCCTTCCCCGGAGCCGAGACGCCTTTGGTGCAACCACAGGGTCAGGAGCCGGGCGGCCCGCACGGCAACGTGTCAGAACACCTGGCGCAAGGTGCTGAGACGGTCTGCGGCCTCGGCGAGCACGGCTTCCGCCGGATTCGCGGCCCGCAGGTCGGCGATGACGACGCGGAGCTGGTCGACCAGCGCGGGATCGTGGGGCAGGCGCGGAACCGCCCGGTGCGGCTCGCCCTCCGCATCAGCGGCGGCATCCGCGATCCAGGCGACGAGAGCGTGCAGGGCGTCGCCACGGCTGCCGTCGGTACCGTCGAGGTGCGCGGCCCAGCGCGGCGCCTCCCAGTGGCCCACCTGACGGATGAATCGCTCCAGAGCCTGGTCGAGGGTCGCGGTACGCACATCGCGAGGCTACCCGGGCACGCCGGCCACCCCCGCGAGGCCGTGCGGCAGGCCGGTACGAGCCGGCGACGCGATCGGTTCTCCGGACAGGCCTGAGCGCGGCTTCCGGCCGCACGAGGGCCGGCGGGAAGGGCACGGCCGGCCCCGGCCGGGAAGAGGCGAGATCCGCTCCGGGCGGGGAGAACGAAGCGCCCGCCCCGGGCCGGGGAACACCGTGCGTGCCCTCAGGCCGGGAAAGGCGAAACCCGCCCGGGCCGGGGAGGGCTCGGGCGGGCTTCGGCGGAAGGGGTGGGGTGCGCGGCGGCGGGCGCCGCGCGGGTCAGTCGTCTTGGAGGAAGCTCAACAGGCGCAGGATCTCCAGGTAGAGCCAGATCAGGCCGACCAGGATGCCGAACGCGGCGGTCCAGGCGTACTTCTGGGGAAGGCCCATGCGCACGCCCTCCTCGATCTCGCCGAAGTTGAGCACGAAGCTCAGCGAGGCGACGACGATGCAGACCAGGCTGAAGCCGATGGCCAGCGGGCTGCCGTCGCGGAGGCCGGTGTTGACGCCGAACAGGGCGAACACCAGGTTGATCATCATGACCGCGAACAGGCCGACCATGATCGAGATCATGATGCGGGCGAACTTCGGGGTCGCGCGGATCACGCGGGCGCGGTAGAGGATCGCCATCAGGAAGAACACGCCGAACGTGGCGGTGGTGGCCTGCAGGACGATGCCGTCGTAGAAACCCTCGAACACGCGGCTGACCAGGCCGAGGAGCACGCCCTGGACGACCGCGTAGACGCCGGTCAGGACCGGGTTGGCCATCCGCATGAAGGAGAGGACCAGGCCGAGCACGAGGCCGACGACGGCGGCCGCGACCAGCACCGGCATCGCGACCGGGGCGGGGACCAGGATCCACGCGGCGGCGGCGGAGAGGGCGGTGATCGCAAGCAGCGCGACCGTACGGACGACGACGTCGTCGATGGTCATCGGGCGGACGGCCGGCGGAGCCGCCGGGTACGCCTGGGACGGGTAGGGCTGGTCGTAACCCGCCGGACCGTAACCGGGCGCGCCACCGGGACCGTAGGCGCCGTACGCGCCGGCCCGCTCGCGCTCGGCAGCCCGGCCGAGCTGGCTCAGCACCGGGTTGCTTGTCTTCACGTCTATGGCCTCCTGCCGGTAATGACACTCCTGCCAAGAGTAAGGGGTGGCCACCAGGCTGGGCGACCCGCTGGCCTGTGAACTTCCTGAACAGAAAGTCCTACACCTTGTGGGAGAGGACGGGAAGGTAGTAAAGGGGTGCCCGGGGCGGGGGTCGAACCCGCATGCCTCTCGGCAGCCGCTTTTAAGGCGGCCGTGTATGCCATTCCACCACCCGGGCGAGTGCGTGCGTGCAGATGTCACGGTAATGGGTAGGGGCGCACCGAGCGCGCCGACAACCCTGCGGCGCACTACTGTCGTTGCCGTGACGAGCCCCACACCCACCGAAGTGGACCGGGAGACGAACGTCAGCGAGAAGCGTCTGGACGTCGCTGACCTGGCATTTTGCGTCTTCTACCTATTCCTGGCGGCCTGGTTGACGGCCTACCTGTGGCCGGACCCGGGCGCCAAGGTGATGGCGCTGAACGCGGCCGATCAGGCGCTGTACGAGTGGTTCTTGGCCTACGACACCCGGATAGCCACCGGCGATGTCGGTTTGATCACCGACCGGCTGAACGTGCCGGACGGCGTGAACCTGCTCGCCAACACGTCCGTGATCGCGCTCGGCGTACTGATGACGCCGGTGACCCTGATCTTCGGGGTGCCGGTGACGTTCGCGCTGCTGGTGGCGCTGAACCTGGCCGGCACCGCGATCGCCTGGCACGTGCTGCTGCGCCGGGTGCTGCGCGTGGAGCCGGTCGCGGCCGGGCTCGGCGCGGTGTTCGCCGGGTTCGCGCCCGGCATGGTGTCGCAGTCGGTCAGCCACCTGCACATGACCGCGCAGTGGCTGGTACCGGTGATGGTCTGGCTGGTGATCCGGATGTACCGGACCCGGAACCCGAGAACGATCGTCATCTCCGCGCTGGGCCTGGCCGCGGCCGTGACCGTGCAGGTCTTCATCGGCGAGGAGGTGCTCTTCCTCACCGCGTTCACGCTGCTGCTGTTCACGCTCGGATTCGCGGCGCTGCGCCCGCGGGCGGCGCTGCGCGCGGCCGGTCCGTTCCTCGGGGGGATGCTGCTCACCGCGGTCGTGGCCGGTGCGCTGCTGGCGTACCCGCTGTGGGTGCAGTTCGGTGGGCCACAGTCGGTGAACGGGACGCTGTTCCTGCCCGGTTACTTCGTGACCGACCTGGCCAGCTTCACCGCCTTCTCGCCGCTGTCGGTGGCCGGGGAGCCGGAGGCGGCGGAGCTGAGCACCGGTGCCAGCGAGTACAACACGTTCCTCGGCTGGCCGTTGCTGCTGCTCGCGGCAGGGTTCGTGGGGTGGCTGCGGCGGGACCGCGCGGTGCTGGCCGCCGCGTTCGCCGGTCTGACGATGGCGGTGCTGTCCCTCGGTCCGTCGCTCGTCCACAACCGGGAGCAGCTGGAGATCTGGGGGCCGTTCGCGCTGCTGGAGAGCGTGCCGGTGATCGACGCGGCGCTGCCGATGCGGTTCTCGCTGGCGCTGATCCCGGTGATCGCGGTGATCCTGGCACGCGGCGTCCAGGCCGGTCTGGCTCGGCCGGACCTCACCCGGTACGTGGCACCGGCGCTGGTGGTCGTCGCTCTGGCCCCGCTCACCCCGGCGCCGCTGCCGGCCGCGGCGCGCGAGCCGCTGCCGGAGTTCATCGCGGGCGGGCACTGGCGGGAGTGCGTACCGGAGGGCGGCGTGCTGGTGCCGGTGCCGCTGCCCACGCCGCAGGACCCGTGGCCGATGCGCTGGGCGGCGGCGACGAACGCCGCGTTCGGCATCCCGGAGGGATTCTTCATCGCGTCGTACGGCGCGGACGGCGCGCCGTCGATGGGCACCTACCAGCGGACGCTGTCGAGCGTGACGGCCGAGGTGGCGAAGACCGGCGTGGTGCCGGAGATCGACGAGCAGAAGCGCCGGGACGCGCGGGCCGACCTTGTGCACTGGGGCGCGTCGTGCGTGGCGGTGGCGGACTCGGCGCCGAACGCGGTGGCGCTGCGCGTCACGCTGGAGCGCCTGCTCGGCACGACCGGCACCCGCTCGGCCGACGTCTGGTACTGGCGGGCATGACGTGAGGCAGGGGCGAGCCGTTCGGCTCGCCCCTGCCTCAGAAAGAAACGATCAGGCCTTACCGGCGGCCACCGGCTCGGCGGGAGCGGCCGGCTTCGGCTCCAGCGGCGGCGTGACCTCGGTGAACTCCTCGCGCGGCGCGTGCAGCTGACCGAGCGCGACCACCTCACGCTTGAGGAAGAACGCCAGCGTCCAGTCCGCCACGACCCGCACCTTGCGGTTGAACGACGGGATCTGGCTGACGTGGTAGAAGCGGTGCATCAGCCATGCCGTGACGCCCGGCACCTTGACGCCGTAGACCTTCGCGGCGCCCTTGTAGAGGCCGAGGCCGGCGACCGAGCCCAGGTACTTGTGCCGGTACACCTTCGGCTCGCGCCCGTGGATGACGCGCGCGATGTTGTCGGCCACCACGACCGCCTGCCGGACCGCGTGCTGTGCGCTCGGCGAGCACCACGCGCCGACGCCGCCGGTCAGGTCCGGGACCTGCGAGCAGTCGCCCGCGGCCCAGGCGCCCTCGACGACCGTCTCCCCGTCCGCCACCTGCAGCGTGGGCAGGCAGTTGACGTGGCCGCGCGGGCCGAGCGGGAGGTCGGTGTTGGCCAGCATCGGGGACGGCTTCACACCGGCGGTCCAGACGACCGTGTCGGTGGTGAACTGCTCACCGTCGGAGAGCTTGACGTTGCCGTCGACGCACGACTCCAGGAACGTGCCGAGCCGCATGTCGATGCCGCGCTTGCGCAGCTGACGGGCGGCGTAGGCACCCATGTCCGGCCCGATCTCGGGCAGGATCCGCTGGGTCGCCTCGACCAGCACGAACCGGACCTCGTCCTGCTTGAGCTCCGGGTAGTACTTGAGCGCGGAGCGGACCATGTCCTCCATCTCGGCCAGCGCCTCGATGCCCGCGTAGCCACCGCCGACGAAGCAGAACGTGAGTGCCCGCTTCTTGGTCTCGGCGTCGGTGGTGGTGGCGGCGACGTCCAGCCGGTCGAGGAAGTGGTTCCTCAGGTAGATGGCCTCGCCGATGGTCTTGAAGCCGATGCCCTGCTCGCGTAGGCCCGGGATGGGCAGCGTGCGGGACACGGAGCCGGGCGCGACCACGATGTGGTCGTACTCGACCTCGCGGGCCGGCCCGGAGATGGTCTCGACCAGGACCTTCTTGTTCGCGTGGTCGATGCGAGTGACCTCACCGGAGATGATCGTGCAGCGGCGCAGCTCCCGGCGCAGCGGCACAACGGCGTGCCGCGGGGAGATGTTGCCGGCCGACGCCTCGGGGAGGAACGGCTGATAGGTCATGTGCGGCTGAGGATCGACGACGATTACCTCTGCCTCGCGCGCGCTGAGCTTCTTGGAGAGGCGCAGCGCGGCGAAAAGGCCGACGTGCCCAGCTCCAACCACAAGGATCCGCTGAGGACTCACGAGGGTTATCTTTCTCCTAACCTCTTGACCTTGCGCGGGGGATGACGACTTATGTGATCCACGACGCGTTCCCGACCAGGTAAAAAGCATGTTACGTCAGCAAAAGCGCTGGTCAGCAGCGTTTATCGGGAGAGCCTGGCGAGGAGGCCGGCAGCCGTGATTGCTGCCACTAAGCCACCGATCGCAAACGCTACGTGACTGCCGAGCGTCAGGCGGCCGACCGCGGCGAGCGCCATGACGAGCACGACCGCCGATCCGATCACCACCGCGACCAGCCGAATCACCCATCCGGTGACAGCCTCGGAGCGGATCGCGCCGTCGAACGGCAGGCAGGCCGCCAGCGCGGCCAGGCCGTGGCCCGCGTAGAGCAGGCTGCCGAGCGCGAGCACCCGCCAGATCGAGACCGACTCACCATACGCGGCGGTGCCGATCAGCCAGAGCGCGATGACCGCGAGCGCCAGGATCACCGGCATGGTGCCGCGCGGCCGCAGCGCCGGGAGGATCGCCAGCACGATCATCGCGCCGGCCACGCGCAGATCGAGGAAATCGGCCGGCAGTGCCACCAGCAGCGCGGCCAGGCCGGCGGCGGCCACCGCAAGACGGACCAGGATCGGCGTGGGTCCGGCACGCCGGACCGCGTTGCGCAGCGCGAGGTAGCGGGCCCTCACCGCAGGCCCGCCCGGGGGGCGCCGGCGAACCGGGCGATGTCCCGCAGCACCAGGTCCAGGCTGCCGGCGCCGGCCCAGCTCACCACCGGCACACCGTGCTCTCGCAGTCGGCCCAGCGTGTTCTCCCGCTCCAGCCGCCACAGGCGCAGCGCCTGCTCGACCCACGGGCTGCCGCCGGGCAGCGACAGTCCGGCGCTCGGCAGCGTGTCGACCGCGACCACGTACCGGCCGGAGCGGGCCAGCCGGGCCAGCATCTCGGCCGCGCCCGGTTCCAGCAGCGGCGTCAGCACCACGACCAGCGCGTTCGACGAGACCAGGTGTGCGGCGACCGGGTCGGCGCCGTTACCGGCGCTGCCCTGCTGCCGCACCTCCAGCAGCCACTCCAGCACGGTCAGGTACTGCCGGCGGCCCGCCGCGGCGCGGGGTCGGCGGGCGGCCGGGCCGTACTCCAGCAGCGAGACCCGGTCGCCGCGGTGCAAGTAGTGCTCCGCGATCGCGGCTGCGGCCCGGACCGTGGTGTCGAGTACGGAGGCACCGCCGTCCACGCCGCCGGAGTTGCCGGTCTCGGCCGTCACGTCGAGCAGCAGCGCCACCTCGGCGTCCCGGTCGGAGAGCGTGGCGGCCACGTGCAGCTCACCGGCGCGCAGCGACACCCGCCAGTCGATGCGCCGCAGCCGGTCGCCGGGCCCGAACTTGCGGACACCGGCCAGCTCGCCGCTCTGGCCGGGGCGCCGGGAACGGTGGCCGCCGACCAGGCCGGCCGCGTTCGGCATCGCGTCGACCGCCTGGAACGGCTCGGTACGCGGGTAGACCGCGATCCGGGCCGGGCGCAGCACCACCGGCGCGGACGTGAACAGCCCGTCGCAGGCGGCCGCGGCGGCCGCGATCGGGCCGAGGTCGTGGCGGCCCCAGCGCAACCCGCGGCCCTCCAGCGCGATCAGGCCGGTCCGGCCCGCGTCCACGGCCAGGCCCTGCGGCCGGTCCGCCGCGTCCAGGCGCAGCCACCGCGACCGGCGCACCCGGACCAGCACCAGGTCGTAGCGGACGTGATCCCGGTTGATCACTTCGAGCTCGGCGAGGACGTCGCCGCCCTCCACCCGGTTGACCGCCTCCAGCGTGAGCGCCAGGTCCGGCGCCGCGGCCGGGCGGCGGCGCAGCGAGACCGCGGTCCCGATCACGAACGGCGTGGCCAGCAACACCACATCGGTACGGCCGAGCACCACGCCGATCACCAGCAGCAGACCGGCCAGCGTGATCGCGCGGCTGAGCGCCCGGGTCGGCACCCACACCGGCGGGGCCTCCGCCTCGGGAAGCACCGGTTCCGCGACCGCCGCCAGCGGCGGCACCGCGGGACGCAGAGAGCTCATGCCGCCTCCTCCGCTTCGCTCCCCCGGCGACATTCGTCGAGCACTGAGCCAGCAGATTCGCTCGCAAGCTCGCTCATGCCGCCTCCTCCGCTTCGCTCCCCCGGCGACATTCGTCGAGCACTGAGCCAGCAGATTCGCTCGCAAGCTCGCTCATGCCGCGTACGTCGGCAGCGCGCCGCTGGCCGGGGCCGGGACCGCGTCGAGCACCTCGGAGACCACGAACGCCGGGTCGACCCGGCGCAGCCACATCTCCGGCCGCAGCGTGATCCGGTGGGTCAGCGCCGGTGCCGCGACCTCCTTGACGTCCTCCGGGACCACGAAGTCGCGGCCGGCCAGCGCGGCCCGCGCGCGGGACAGCAGCAGCAGCGCCAGCGAGCCGCGCGGGGACGCACCGACCAGCACGGACGGGTGCTCCCGGGTGGCCGCGGCGAGCGCCACGATGTACCGGCCGATCGAGTCCTCGACCGTGACCTGCTCCAGGCCGGCCTGCATGCGCAGCAGCGTCTCCGCGTTCACCACCGGGGCGATCTCGGCCTCCTCACGGCGGCGGTGGATGCGGCGGCGCAGCACCTCCCACTCCTCCTCGTGGCTGGGGTAGCCGAACGAGACGCGCAGCAGGAACCGGTCCAGCTGCGCCTCGGGGAGCGGGTACGTGCCCTCGTACTCGATCGGGTTCGCGGTGGCGAGCACGTGGAACGGCGCGTCCAGCCGGTACGTGACGCCCTCCACCGACACCTGCTTCTCCTGCATCGCCTCCAGCAGTGCGGCCTGCGTCTTCGGTGGCGTCCGGTTGATCTCGTCGGCGAGCAGCAGGTTCGTGAAGATCGGGCCGGACCGGAAGGTGAAGTCGTGCCGGCTCTGGTCGTAGAGGAACGAGCCGGTCACGTCCGCGGGCAGCAGGTCCGGCGTGAACTGGAGGCGGCGGAAGTCCAGCCCGAGCGCCTGCGCGAAGCTGCGCGCGGTCAGCGTCTTGCCCAACCCGGGCAGGTCCTCCAGCAGCACGTGCCCACCGGCCAGAATGCCGGCCAGCACCAGCTCCAGCGGCTCCCGCTTGCCGACCACCACCGTGCCGACCGCGTCCAGCACGGTCCGCGCGAGCGCACCCACCTCGTACGGCGGGAGGGGCTCCGGCATGTCAGTCATAGTTCCTCCAGGCGGGTGACCAGCGACGCGAACTGTCGTGGTTTCGGTGCGCGCTTCGGCGGCGCGGTCAGCAGCGTCCACAGCGGGTCGCCGAGCAGCTCGCGCGCCCGCCGCTGATCAGACGCGATGGTGACGCCGTGGCGTTGCCGCAGCCGCTCGTCGGCCAGCTCGCGCAGCGCCGGCACGGTCAGCCGGTGGAACCGGGCCGCGTCCTCGGTGCTCCAGTTGAGCACGCGTTCCCAGCGCCCGACCGCATGGCGCAGCCCGTCACCGCCGGTGAAGTTGTAGGTGCCGGGCTCCTCGCCGCGGACCACGTGCCGGGCCGGGCGCTCGCCGCGGCCGGGCACGCCGACGGACGCGATCACGCGCCGCAGCGTCACCAGGGCCAGGAACGACAGGAAAAGCACCGGTACGGAGACGGTCAGCTCCTCGACGCGCAGCAGCACGTAGACGATGCCGGTGCCCAGCCCGGCCAGCAGCGCACCGGTCACCCAGCGCCACCGGCTCTTCCGGGCCGGCCGCTCCTCGGCACCGGCGAACAGGTCGTCGATGCTCACGGCGCACCCCCGGCCGGCGTGGTCAGGTCGTCGCGCACCCGGTGCAGCGCGGCCACGGCGTCGGCGCGCATGCGCTCGTCGACCGTGTGCGTGGCGTACCGCGCGGTGCGGTAGACCTCGGCGAACCCGGCCAGCACGGCGCGGTCCACCCGGTGCTCGCGCAGCAGACGGGTGACCAGCTCGGACGGGGTGTCACCGGGGCGGCGCGGCGTGCCGGCGTCCGCCGCGGCCTGCTCCAGCCGCACCCAGCAGGTGATCACGGCGCCACGCGGATCGCCGTCGCCGGCCAGCTCGTGCAGGCCGGCGTCGAGCGCGGCCACCATCTCCTCGGTGGCGGCGGCGCGGCGGCGCGGCGCGGCGTACCCGGCGGTCCGTTTTCGCAGCTGGTCGCGGACCGCGATCACCACCACGGTGCCGAGCACACCGGCCACCACCAGCACGGCCAGCACGATCAGCGCGGTGATCAGCCACGGCGGCAGCGCGAAGCCGGAGTCCTCGATCTCGATCAGCTCATTACCGCCGCCGGCCGGCGGTGGCGGATTCTCCAGCGTCGGCGGTGGTTCGCTCGGCAGGTCGAAGCGCGCGAGCGGCGGCGCCTGGCGCAGGCCGATCGAGGAGTTCTGTGCCGCGACCGCGATCAGGCCGATGAGCAGCACCGCGGCGGCGACCGGCCACCACACGCGCAACGACTTCAGCGTCATGCGGCGGCCAGCGCGCGGGCTCGGGCGAACACGTCGTCCAGCATCGCGGGTGTGAGCCGCCCGGTAAAGGTGTTCTGCTGGCTCACGTGATAACAACCCAGCAGCGCCGGTACGCCGTCCCCGGTCCACAGTGCACCATGGCCGAACGCCGGGCGGGGACTCGGCGGGCGCACGCCCCACACCTCGCGCATCGCGGGCCACCACGCGGCCCAGGCGAACGCACCGAGCGCGATCACCACCCGCAGCGTGGGCCGGATCAGCGCGAGTTCGCGGTGCAGGAACGGCGCACAGCGATCCCGCTCGTCCGGCGCCGGCTTGTTGTCCGGCGGCGCGCAGCGTACCGCCGCGAAGATCCTGGTGTCCTTGATCTGCAGACCGTCGTCGGCGGAGACGCTGGTCGGCTGGTTGGCCAGGCCGGCCCGGTGCATGGCCGCGAACAGCACGTCGCCGGAGCGGTCGCCGGTGAAGATCCGGCCGGTGCGGTTGCCGCCGTGCGCGGCCGGTGCCAGGCCGAGGATGCCGATCCGGGCGTCGGCCACGCCGAAGCCGGGCACCGGGCGACCCCAGTAGGTCTGGTCCCGGAACGCCGCGCGCTTCACGGCGGCGACCTCCTCCCGCCACGCGACCAGGCGCGGGCAGGCGAAGCAGTCGCTGATCTCGGCGTCGAGGTGCTGCAGCGCGTCCCCCATGATCCTTAGAGAATCACGGGGGACGCGCCTCGGCTACAGCCGGGTCCGGAACAACTCGAGCGTGCGCGCCCACGCGGTGGCGGCGGCGGCCGGGTCGTAGGTCTTCGGGTGGTCGTCGTTGAAGAACGCGTGCGACGTGCCCGGGTAGTCGTACAGCGTGACCTCGCCACCGGCCAGCTCGATGCCGGCCCGGGCGCGCTGCGGCCCCTCCGCGGCGGACAGCCCGTCCTCCTCCGCGCAGTGCACGATCGCGGTCTTCCCGGCGTAGTTGTCCCACTTCGGCGCCATCCGCTCCCACGGGACCGCCGGGTAGAAGCCGGCCGTGGCGACGATCCGGTCGGAGAGCGTAGCGGACCAGAGCGCCAGGCTGCCGCCCATGCAGAAGCCGACCGCGCCGATCTTCCCGCTGGTCTCCGGCAGCTCCGCGAGGTAGTCGGCCGCGCCCGCGATGTCCTTGCCGGCCTGGTCGATCGCCAGGCCCATGAGCAGTTTGACGGCCTCGTTCGGGTACGTGGTCTGCTTGCCGTGGTAGAGATCCGGCGCCAGTGCGACGAAGCCGGCCTCGGCGAAGCGGTCGGTGAGCGCGGTGATGTGCTCGACCAGGCCCCACCACTCCTGGATGACGATCACGCCCGGTCCGGTCCCCGACGCGGGTCTCGCGAGGTAGCCCTCGCTCGTACCCCCGTTGCTGCGATAGCTCACCATCGAGCCCATTGGCCGCCTCCAGTCACCGTTGGCTGGTCACACAGAGTCACTACTCAAGTCAGCTGAGTAGTGCTGGCCAGCCTGCCATGACGACCGCGTCGACGGGAAGAGTGGAGAACAGCACACGGCGCCGCCCCGCGCGATGCGGGACGGCGCCGTGGTGGCGGGTGCTACTTGTCGGTCAGGCAGAGAACGTAGTACTCGTTCTCCGGGGCTTCCATCGGCCAGATCATCGAGCCGGACTGGCCCTCCTGGATGAAGTCCATGCAGCGCTCCTCCTCCTGGGCCTGGAGCAGCGTCAGGTTGTCCACCCGGCCGACGATCAGCGACTGCGCGTCGGCGCTGTTGCAGTCCACGATGCCGACGTCGACCTGACGGTCCGTCTCGCCCTCGGCCAGCTCCGGGAGCTTGCCGACGCACTCGCCGACCTTCGCGTCCTTGGTCGGGTCGGTCGCCAGCGCGTTCGCCGCCGCACCCACGCCCAGGCCGAGCACAACCTTGATCAGGATGCCGACCGCGACCACGCCGACCACGCCGAGGATGCCGGCGAGCTTGCCCTTGCCGCCGCTCTTCTGCGGCTCCT
This genomic interval carries:
- a CDS encoding SGNH/GDSL hydrolase family protein, with the protein product MTPEARQIGRTAAMTLLAGTVSGAALLAGEIVAARSRRYAKPSMGLGLRTSMGPAGAPSLRLVLLGDSSALGVGVEFLADTVGGHLARLLSEGAAGHGERHVHLSSVGVAGSRSTDLATQVARALLGERPDVAVILIGANDATSLRRPAEAAAHLSAAVRRLRGAGVEVVVGTCPDLGAARALAQPLRQIVGLLGRQMAHAQAKAVRDAGGTVVDLAVETGAVFRADSGTLCYDGYHPSADGYRVWAHALLPAVSHAATMPNPRTQ
- a CDS encoding acetyl-CoA C-acetyltransferase gives rise to the protein MPEAVIVATARSPIGRAVKGSLRELRPDDLAATIIQAALDKVPQLDPATVEDLYLGCGLPGGEQGFNMARVVATLLGQDGLPGATLTRYCASSLQTTRMALHAIRAGEGDVFISAGVEMVSRYARGNSDGLPPEAQALVGGGWENPRFAAARERNAARAQGGAPVWHDPRTDGELPDIYLTMGQTAENLAQVYDVSREEMDEFGVRSQNLAEKAIANGFWSREITPVTTPDGTVVTADDGPRAGVTMEGVAGLKPVFRPDGRITAGNCCPLNDGAAAVIVMSDVRARELGITPLARIVSTGVTALSPEIMGLGPVEASRQALARAGMTIDDVDLVEINEAFAAQVIPSYQQLGIPIDKLNVNGGAIAVGHPFGMTGARITGTLLNSLSWHDKSVGLETMCVGGGQGMAMIVERLS
- a CDS encoding Bax inhibitor-1/YccA family protein, with translation MKTSNPVLSQLGRAAERERAGAYGAYGPGGAPGYGPAGYDQPYPSQAYPAAPPAVRPMTIDDVVVRTVALLAITALSAAAAWILVPAPVAMPVLVAAAVVGLVLGLVLSFMRMANPVLTGVYAVVQGVLLGLVSRVFEGFYDGIVLQATTATFGVFFLMAILYRARVIRATPKFARIMISIMVGLFAVMMINLVFALFGVNTGLRDGSPLAIGFSLVCIVVASLSFVLNFGEIEEGVRMGLPQKYAWTAAFGILVGLIWLYLEILRLLSFLQDD
- a CDS encoding NAD(P)/FAD-dependent oxidoreductase; its protein translation is MSPQRILVVGAGHVGLFAALRLSKKLSAREAEVIVVDPQPHMTYQPFLPEASAGNISPRHAVVPLRRELRRCTIISGEVTRIDHANKKVLVETISGPAREVEYDHIVVAPGSVSRTLPIPGLREQGIGFKTIGEAIYLRNHFLDRLDVAATTTDAETKKRALTFCFVGGGYAGIEALAEMEDMVRSALKYYPELKQDEVRFVLVEATQRILPEIGPDMGAYAARQLRKRGIDMRLGTFLESCVDGNVKLSDGEQFTTDTVVWTAGVKPSPMLANTDLPLGPRGHVNCLPTLQVADGETVVEGAWAAGDCSQVPDLTGGVGAWCSPSAQHAVRQAVVVADNIARVIHGREPKVYRHKYLGSVAGLGLYKGAAKVYGVKVPGVTAWLMHRFYHVSQIPSFNRKVRVVADWTLAFFLKREVVALGQLHAPREEFTEVTPPLEPKPAAPAEPVAAGKA
- a CDS encoding DUF58 domain-containing protein, with product MRPAVPPLAAVAEPVLPEAEAPPVWVPTRALSRAITLAGLLLVIGVVLGRTDVVLLATPFVIGTAVSLRRRPAAAPDLALTLEAVNRVEGGDVLAELEVINRDHVRYDLVLVRVRRSRWLRLDAADRPQGLAVDAGRTGLIALEGRGLRWGRHDLGPIAAAAAACDGLFTSAPVVLRPARIAVYPRTEPFQAVDAMPNAAGLVGGHRSRRPGQSGELAGVRKFGPGDRLRRIDWRVSLRAGELHVAATLSDRDAEVALLLDVTAETGNSGGVDGGASVLDTTVRAAAAIAEHYLHRGDRVSLLEYGPAARRPRAAAGRRQYLTVLEWLLEVRQQGSAGNGADPVAAHLVSSNALVVVLTPLLEPGAAEMLARLARSGRYVVAVDTLPSAGLSLPGGSPWVEQALRLWRLERENTLGRLREHGVPVVSWAGAGSLDLVLRDIARFAGAPRAGLR